In the genome of Bradyrhizobium sp. CIAT3101, one region contains:
- a CDS encoding RidA family protein: protein MLQREAIFPADRHALYQAHRYSPAIRSGDLLFVSGQVGSREDGSPEPVFEDQVRRAFANLRAVLAAAGCTLSDVVDVTTFHTDPDKQIDTVMAVRSAEIGDAPYPNWTAVGVNWLAGFDFEIKVIARIPSAA from the coding sequence ATGCTCCAACGCGAGGCAATCTTCCCCGCTGACCGCCACGCGCTTTACCAAGCGCATCGGTATTCTCCGGCGATCCGATCCGGTGACTTGCTCTTCGTTTCGGGCCAGGTCGGTAGTCGCGAGGACGGCTCACCCGAGCCGGTGTTCGAGGATCAGGTCCGGCGTGCGTTTGCCAATCTGCGCGCCGTGCTCGCAGCTGCCGGATGCACGCTCAGCGATGTGGTGGACGTCACCACGTTCCACACCGATCCTGACAAGCAGATCGATACGGTGATGGCCGTCCGCAGCGCAGAGATCGGCGACGCCCCCTATCCGAACTGGACGGCCGTGGGAGTGAATTGGCTCGCAGGGTTCGACTTCGAGATCAAGGTCATCGCCCGGATCCCTTCAGCCGCGTAA